The genomic region ATGAAACGCAAGCCCCTCTCGCAGCGCGAGACGGAAGCCCTTCGCGAGTTCTCCACACGCATCCGCGCGGCGCTCGGCTCAAATCTCCTGGAACTTCGGCTGTTTGGCTCCAAGGCCAGGGGCGACTCTCGGCCGGACTCTGATCTCGACGTACTCGTGGTCGTCACCGGTGATCGCGTGGGGGCTGAAGACCTG from Vicinamibacterales bacterium harbors:
- a CDS encoding nucleotidyltransferase domain-containing protein codes for the protein MKRKPLSQRETEALREFSTRIRAALGSNLLELRLFGSKARGDSRPDSDLDVLVVVTGDRVGAEDL